One segment of Bacteroidales bacterium DNA contains the following:
- a CDS encoding CPBP family intramembrane metalloprotease encodes MKINSASKYLVKYRTWVIKLNYPCFILLHLSLCIIITIIFTGIMYLIKTDFEKYPVNINVPIFFLIAWSIILAPILETLIFQKLPYKFFRRFKGFPANYIFISSFIFGIVHVSSFYNFNVISVLNIIRTILIGVIFAFMYYVLYKKGKENPFWSVVLVHALLNASSSLYDLF; translated from the coding sequence ATGAAAATTAATTCCGCATCTAAATATTTAGTAAAATATAGAACTTGGGTTATTAAGTTAAATTATCCTTGTTTTATTCTATTGCATTTGAGTTTATGTATAATAATTACTATTATTTTTACAGGAATTATGTATCTTATTAAGACTGATTTTGAGAAGTATCCTGTAAATATTAATGTTCCGATTTTTTTTCTTATTGCTTGGAGTATCATATTAGCCCCTATCTTAGAAACTCTAATTTTCCAAAAGTTACCATATAAATTTTTCAGACGGTTTAAAGGGTTTCCTGCAAATTATATTTTTATTTCTAGTTTTATATTTGGAATAGTACATGTTTCTAGTTTTTATAACTTTAATGTAATAAGTGTTTTGAATATTATCAGAACGATTTTAATAGGTGTGATATTTGCCTTTATGTATTATGTTTTATACAAAAAAGGAAAAGAAAATCCTTTCTGGTCTGTTGTTTTGGTACATGCCTTACTGAATGCATCTTCATCTTTATATGACTTATTCTAA
- a CDS encoding DUF4143 domain-containing protein, which produces MGTSVSAGNIAKVLTANGKKIYNKTVSKYIDTLVESYLFYKVNRYDIKGKQHLATQQKYYLVDLGLRYALLGKELSADAGHLLENVIYLELQRRDEQIWIGKADNLEVDFVTRGKDGYTKYIQVAFTVKEQKTLDRELAPFSKIPDYNERLLITMDYEKGSHNGIKQINAIDWLLNNSSESFI; this is translated from the coding sequence ATGGGCACTTCTGTTTCCGCGGGAAATATAGCCAAAGTTCTTACTGCAAACGGTAAGAAAATTTACAATAAAACCGTGTCAAAATACATTGACACACTTGTTGAATCCTATCTTTTTTACAAAGTAAACCGCTATGACATAAAAGGAAAACAGCATTTGGCAACACAGCAAAAATATTATCTTGTTGATTTGGGATTGAGATATGCTTTGCTTGGCAAAGAACTTTCGGCAGATGCGGGGCATTTACTCGAAAATGTAATATATCTTGAATTACAACGCCGTGACGAACAAATTTGGATTGGCAAAGCCGATAATCTTGAAGTTGATTTTGTGACAAGAGGCAAAGACGGTTATACAAAGTATATTCAGGTGGCGTTCACGGTAAAAGAGCAAAAAACACTTGATAGAGAACTTGCACCATTCTCAAAAATCCCTGATTACAATGAAAGATTGTTGATTACAATGGATTACGAGAAAGGAAGCCATAATGGTATAAAACAAATAAATGCCATTGATTGGTTGTTAAATAACTCATCCGAATCGTTCATATAA